From Pseudomonas sp. G.S.17, the proteins below share one genomic window:
- a CDS encoding DUF2786 domain-containing protein encodes MEENRILDKIKKCLAMAKSKTSNPHEAETALRQARLLMERYNLEQGDVLASMACEVSILAGSEGPPPAWRVRLVQVATLAFGTKVIVTTGRFRAARFLLIGCSAAPELTGYAYQVLARQLQKARREYLDTQKRCKRSTKVARGDAFANAWIDAVLIKIDEFAGVEDNIAEAIEAFVKKNHPELESFEVKRRKLKSRDEVAADAGYQAGQSAQLHQAVNHRPRARLTAGV; translated from the coding sequence ATGGAAGAGAACCGCATTCTCGACAAGATCAAAAAGTGCTTGGCGATGGCCAAGTCCAAAACCAGCAACCCCCATGAGGCTGAGACTGCGCTGCGCCAAGCACGCCTGCTGATGGAGAGATACAACCTGGAGCAAGGTGATGTTCTAGCCAGCATGGCGTGCGAGGTTTCAATACTCGCGGGATCTGAAGGTCCGCCGCCTGCATGGCGGGTTCGACTGGTGCAGGTCGCCACGCTGGCCTTCGGCACCAAGGTGATCGTTACCACCGGCAGGTTCAGAGCCGCACGTTTTCTCCTGATCGGCTGCTCAGCTGCACCCGAGTTGACCGGTTACGCATATCAAGTGCTGGCCCGCCAGCTGCAAAAGGCGCGACGCGAGTACCTGGATACTCAGAAGCGCTGCAAGCGATCCACGAAAGTGGCTCGCGGCGATGCATTTGCGAACGCCTGGATCGATGCGGTGCTGATAAAAATCGATGAGTTTGCCGGTGTTGAAGACAATATCGCGGAGGCAATCGAGGCGTTTGTGAAGAAAAACCACCCAGAGCTGGAGAGCTTCGAAGTCAAGCGTCGAAAACTCAAGTCACGCGATGAGGTTGCCGCAGATGCTGGCTATCAAGCCGGTCAGTCTGCCCAGTTGCACCAGGCGGTGAATCACCGGCCTCGTGCCCGCCTGACTGCAGGAGTCTGA
- a CDS encoding Mor transcription activator family protein, with translation MSTIRASDLLSESVAPIAKVIQQTLGVNAELAEATSIEITMLFAHLWGGQVVYVPKGVCIQASKLHQKIFDDWTGRNHHEVATKHGVSVQHVYAVVKRMRLAIIARDQHDLFAPPEEEELP, from the coding sequence ATGAGCACGATCCGAGCTAGTGACCTTTTGAGTGAGTCAGTCGCGCCGATTGCGAAGGTAATCCAGCAGACGCTGGGGGTTAACGCGGAGTTGGCAGAAGCAACGAGCATTGAGATTACGATGCTCTTCGCTCACCTCTGGGGCGGCCAGGTGGTCTACGTCCCCAAAGGCGTTTGCATCCAGGCATCTAAGCTGCATCAGAAGATCTTCGATGACTGGACTGGTCGCAACCACCACGAAGTGGCAACAAAGCACGGTGTGTCGGTCCAGCATGTTTACGCAGTAGTGAAGCGGATGCGCCTGGCAATTATTGCCAGAGACCAGCACGATCTATTCGCGCCGCCAGAGGAGGAAGAGCTGCCCTAG
- a CDS encoding DUF3164 family protein, which yields MNSQQTSVPAGFWQDAQGRMVPESLIKPIDIERDRLVRQLVGSANKLSGELANLKAAAFGDIEAFIELSAEQYGITLGGKKGNVTLYSFDGRFKIQRSVQESIAFDERLQAARALIDECLRDWTQGARPEVATLANDAFRTDSQGEIRTARVLALRRLDIKDERWQRAMQAIGEACQVVGSKSYIRVYERIGDSDQYRAISLDIAGV from the coding sequence ATTAACTCCCAGCAAACATCAGTACCGGCTGGCTTCTGGCAAGACGCCCAAGGCCGTATGGTTCCAGAAAGCCTGATCAAGCCGATTGATATCGAGCGTGACCGGCTGGTTCGCCAGCTGGTGGGCTCAGCCAACAAACTCAGTGGCGAGCTGGCCAACCTCAAAGCCGCCGCGTTCGGAGATATCGAGGCCTTTATCGAGCTTAGCGCTGAACAGTACGGCATTACACTTGGTGGAAAGAAGGGCAATGTCACCCTTTATAGCTTCGATGGTCGCTTCAAGATCCAGCGTTCGGTGCAGGAGTCGATTGCTTTCGACGAAAGGCTGCAGGCGGCACGCGCCTTGATCGACGAATGCCTGCGTGACTGGACGCAGGGAGCGCGTCCAGAGGTGGCCACACTCGCCAACGACGCATTCCGCACCGACTCCCAGGGCGAAATCCGCACCGCCCGCGTGCTTGCGCTGCGCCGCTTGGATATCAAGGACGAACGCTGGCAGCGGGCAATGCAGGCGATCGGCGAAGCGTGCCAGGTGGTCGGCTCGAAGTCCTATATCCGCGTGTACGAGCGGATCGGCGACTCGGACCAGTACCGTGCCATCAGCCTTGATATTGCGGGGGTGTGA
- a CDS encoding regulatory protein GemA, which yields MKTDERLKLIKLIHVARRELGMDRDTYGLMLKSMKGLGGATSTADLSVPNLRLVLEQLKLKGFKVRPNKKPARTLAADPQAQKIRSLWLELHEMGVVRDPSEAALAKYVMTMAKVQALQWLTVPQASHVIETLKQWMGRVQQ from the coding sequence ATGAAGACGGACGAACGCTTGAAGCTGATCAAGCTTATCCACGTGGCGCGACGTGAGCTGGGCATGGATCGCGACACATACGGCCTCATGCTCAAAAGCATGAAGGGATTGGGCGGCGCGACATCCACGGCCGATCTGAGCGTTCCAAACCTTAGGTTGGTTTTGGAACAGCTCAAATTGAAAGGCTTCAAGGTTCGTCCAAACAAAAAACCAGCGCGCACCTTGGCAGCTGACCCGCAAGCACAAAAGATCCGGTCGCTTTGGCTGGAGCTACACGAGATGGGTGTTGTTCGAGATCCGTCTGAAGCCGCATTGGCGAAGTATGTGATGACCATGGCCAAGGTGCAGGCACTGCAATGGCTGACAGTCCCGCAGGCGAGCCATGTAATTGAAACCTTGAAACAGTGGATGGGGAGAGTCCAGCAATGA